One Plasmodium cynomolgi strain B DNA, chromosome 12, whole genome shotgun sequence genomic region harbors:
- a CDS encoding hypothetical protein (putative) — MQKFIDKVKLQNAQGDNSPNKLLPTKRIQFNNILEKKKIEEDKAEHVKLLKVVKEYYRTKLKRRAFSAITNDYYKMQSLLCVLKLSDLRRRRKLVFLSFLKHKCSRKLAKCVAQSINRFIEAKQRKTVKFRFFEIIKNKFLATKGTYLKIKKKRIDEIVTSTFYKWLHLTAKKVENKFEKARHKIFLKLETIVSSWTKR; from the exons ATGCAAAAATTCATCGACAAAGTTAAGCTCCAAAATGCACAAGGGGACAATTCCCCCAATAAGCTATTACCGACCAAAAGGATccaatttaataatatact ggaaaagaaaaaaatagaagaggACAAAGCAGAGCATGTCAAACTGTTAAAAGTTGTTAAAGAGTACTATCGCACTAAGCTGAAAAGACGAGCATTTTCTGCAATTACAaatgattattataaaatgcaGAGCCTTCTCTGCGTTCTTAAATTAAGCGATCTTCGGAGACGGAGGAAACTCGTTTTTCTATCCTTTCT AAAACATAAATGCTCAAGGAAGTTGGCAAAATGTGTTGCCCAGTCGATCAACCGATTCATTGAGGCAAAACAGAGAAAAACCGTGAAATTCCGCTTCTTcgaaattatcaaaaataaattcttgGCCACAAAAGGGACATACTTAAAA ataaaaaaaaagagaattgaTGAAATTGTGACGAGTACATTTTACAAATGGTTGCACTTAACtgcaaaaaaagtggaaaacaaatttgaaaaggcaCGTC ataaaatttttctcaagTTGGAAACAATTGTGTCTTCTTGGACAAAAAGGTGA
- a CDS encoding heat shock protein (putative), translating to MQNAHVANKIKLILCLLFAALLKSNDVIEAYNTARNELKGNALNSFNDDVKTIREDMSSESSPVEKYNFKAEVNKVMDIIVNSLYTDKDVFLRELISNASDACDKKRIILQNEKQMKEAQNIANSPGVEKSDKEESIPEGVNKNGEVENKEQVDEIKKLIIKIKPDKETKTLTITDNGIGMDKNELINNLGTIAQSGTAKFLKQIEEGKADSNLIGQFGVGFYSSFLVSKKVEVFTKKENTIFRWFSDLNGSFMVNEIKKYEQEYEDIKSSGTKIVLHLKEECDEYLEDYKLKELIKKYSEFIKFPIEIWSEKIDYERVPDDSVSLKDGDKMKMKTITKRYHEWEKINVQLPIWKQDEKRLTENDYYSFYKNTFKAYDDPLAYVHFNVEGQISFNSILYIPGSLPWELSKNMFDEESRGIRLYVKRVFINDKFSESIPRWLTFLRGIVDSENLPLNVGREILQKSKMLSIINKRIVLKSISMMKGLKETGGEKWNKFLNTFGKYLKIGVVEDKENQEEIASLVEFYSINSGDKKIDLDTYIENMKPDQKCIYYISGENKKTAQNSPSLEKLKALNYDVLFSLEPIDEFCLSSLTVNKYKGYDVLDVNKADLKLKKENDQNQTDSLDKLKMKYEILCRWLHNKFSHKVHEVRISDRLINSPALLVQGEMGISPSMQKYMKQQATAQGMSENEMFGGQSANQPVLEINPNHYIIKQLNHLIQIDKMNSQNSEIAEQIFDIASMQGGYTIDDTGLFAKRVIGMMEKNAQTYLMNVQGNLDDTPSESSPSSSSEQASNSAQGDSTQSNAGGSNTALDNPTSSSESVGLSEPNADASSVGGPGEERLSASNLDDLGGDNTSANTSANASNISANALSDSTLNGNNMNSLDSNLYNIDRNIFNDKMFSGSDKTVL from the exons atgcaaaatgctCATGTCgcgaacaaaataaaactaatactgtgcctcctttttgctgcccTCTTAAAATCAAATGACGTAATAGAAGCTTATAACACAGCTCGGAAt gaacttaAGGGAAATGCATTAAACAGCTTTAATGATGACGTGAAGACAATAAGGGAGGACATGTCGTCGGAGAGTTCTCCGGTGGAAAAGTACAATTTCAAAGCAGAGGTGAATAAAGTTATGGATATAATAGTTAATTCTTTATACACAGATAAGGATGTATTTCTGAGAGAGCTAATTTCGAATGCGTCGGACGCCTGTGATAAGAAAAGGATAATACTACAAAACGAGaaacaaatgaaagaagCACAGAATATAGCGAACTCACCAGGAGTAGAAAAAAGTGACAAGGAAGAATCAATTCCTGAGGGagttaacaaaaatggagaggtagaaaataaagaacaagttgatgaaataaaaaagctaaTCATAAAAATCAAACCAGATAAAGAAACCAAAACGCTAACCATTACAGATAATGGAATTGGTatggacaaaaatgaactcaTTAACAACTTAGGAACGATCGCTCAATCCGGGACtgccaaatttttaaaacaaattgaagaaggGAAGGCTGATAGTAACCTAATTGGACAGTTCGGAGTTGGTTTTTACTCCTCCTTTCTGGTGtcgaaaaaagtggaagtattcacaaagaaagaaaatacaatttttagaTGGTTCTCCGATCTGAATGGTAGCTTTATGGTTAACGAAATAAAGAAGTATGAACAGGAATATGAAGACATAAAATCGAGTGGAACCAAAATTGTCTTACATTTGAAAGAAGAATGCGACGAGTATTTGGAGGATTATAAGTTAAAAGAACTaatcaaaaaatattccgAGTTTATTAAATTCCCTATCGAAATCTGGtcagaaaaaattgattatGAAAGAGTTCCAGACGATTCGGTGTCCCTAAAAGATGgagataaaatgaaaatgaaaacgatAACAAAAAGATATCatgaatgggaaaaaattaacgtgCAGTTACCAATATGGAAGCAAGACGAAAAAAGGCTAACTGAAAATGATTACTATagcttttataaaaatacctTTAAGGCATATGATGATCCATTAGCCTATGTCCACTTTAACGTAGAAGGACAAATCTCTTTCAATTCCATTTTATACATCCCAGGATCCCTCCCATGGGAAttgagtaaaaatatgtttgaTGAAGAATCAAGAGGAATTCGGCTCTACGTCAAAAGAGTTTTcataaatgataaattttcaGAATCTATACCCAGATGGTTAACCTTTTTAAGGGGTATTGTGGACAGTGAAAATTTGCCCCTAAATGTAGGAAGAGAAATTCTACAAAAGTCAAAAATGCTTTCCATTATCAACAAAAGAATTGTTCTTAAAAGTATCAGCATGATGAAAGGACTTAAAGAAactggaggagaaaaatggaataaatttCTCAACACCTTTGGAAAATATCTCAAAATTGGGGTCGTGGAGGATAAAGAAAATCAGGAAGAAATCGCCTCCCTAGTTGAATTTTATTCCATCAATAgtggagataaaaaaatcgatttAGATACTTAcatagaaaatatgaaaccGGATCAGAAGTGTATCTATTACATTtcaggggaaaataaaaaaacggcgCAAAATTCCCCCTCcttggaaaaattgaaagcaCTAAATTATGATGTACTTTTCTCCCTAGAGCCTATAGATGAATTTTGCTTGTCCTCCCTGACTGTCAATAAATACAAAGGGTACGATGTCTTGGATGTGAACAAAGCGGActtgaagttaaaaaaagaaaacgatcAAAACCAAACGGATAGTTTGGATAagctaaaaatgaaatacgAAATATTATGCAGATGGCTACATAACAAATTTTCTCACAAAGTGCACGAAGTTCGGATATCCGACAGGTTGATTAACTCTCCTGCTTTGCTAGTTCAAGGCGAAATGGGGATATCCCCCTCCATGCAAAAGTACATGAAACAACAGGCCACCGCGCAAGGAATGTCAGAAAATGAAATGTTCGGGGGGCAATCAGCCAATCAACCAGTGCTAGAAATTAACCCAAACCACTACATTATCAAACAGCTAAATCATTTAATACAAATAGATAAAATGAATTCTCAAAATTCAGAAATTGCAGAACAGATATTTGACATTGCTTCCATGCAGGGGGGGTATACCATTGATGACACTGgtctttttgcaaaacgggTCATCGggatgatggaaaaaaatgcccagACTTATTTGATGAATGTTCAGGGTAATCTGGACGACACACCTTCAGAGAGTAGCCCGTCTAGCAGTTCCGAGCAGGCCTCGAATTCGGCGCAGGGTGATTCAACTCAGAGCAACGCAGGCGGGAGCAACACAGCGCTTGACAATCCAACCAGTTCAAGCGAGTCCGTCGGATTAAGTGAACCCAACGCGGACGCAAGCAGCGTGGGCGGACCTGGGGAAGAGAGATTGTCAGCCAGCAATTTAGACGACTTGGGGGGAGACAACACAAGTGCAAATACAAGTGCAAATGCAAGCAACATAAGTGCAAACGCCTTAAGCGATAGCACCCTGAATGGAAATAATATGAACAGCCTGGATTCAAACTTGTACAACATTGATcgaaacatttttaatgacaAAATGTTTAGCGGCTCGGACAAAACCGTCTTATGA